Proteins encoded within one genomic window of Humulus lupulus chromosome 1, drHumLupu1.1, whole genome shotgun sequence:
- the LOC133828360 gene encoding uncharacterized mitochondrial protein AtMg00860-like — protein MDLMNRVFNDDILVYSQREAEHEQHLLLALQRSREHRLCAKFKKCEFWLPQATFLGLMVSLDENKVDLELIEAERDWPRPRSVSEIRSLLGLVEYYWGFVEGVSRISYP, from the coding sequence atggatctgatgaacagagtgttcaacgATGATATTCTGGTCTACTCTCAGagagaggcagagcacgagcaacatctcttGTTGGCACTTCAGAGGTCGAGGGAGCACAGATTGtgtgctaagttcaagaagtgcgagttttggttacctcaggcAACGTTTCTTGGTCTCATGGTTAGTTTAGATGAGAATAAGGTTGATTTGGAATTGATTGAGGCAGaaagagattggccaaggccaaggagtgtTTCGGAGATCAGAAGTTTGCTTGGGTTGGTAGAATACTATTGGGGTTTTGTTGAAGGAGTCTCCAGAATTTCATACCcttga